The following proteins are co-located in the Flectobacillus major DSM 103 genome:
- a CDS encoding IS1/IS1595 family N-terminal zinc-binding domain-containing protein has product MKNPNCPKCDSSLVTKSGVIKDKQRFKCKSCNYNFTVEKLGKGISQYYVIKALQLYIEGVTYREIERLLGVSHVSVMNWVKKYQIKVPKGNEYHPTYKILNHRELAEFYANRDNLKGAGMIVTELGDKFMLIKWERLKH; this is encoded by the coding sequence ATGAAAAACCCAAATTGCCCCAAATGTGACTCTTCGTTAGTTACGAAAAGCGGTGTTATCAAGGATAAACAACGTTTTAAGTGTAAATCTTGCAATTACAACTTTACTGTAGAGAAACTCGGAAAGGGAATTTCACAGTATTATGTAATTAAAGCGTTACAACTCTACATAGAAGGAGTTACTTACCGAGAAATTGAACGTTTATTGGGCGTTTCGCACGTTTCGGTGATGAATTGGGTAAAAAAATACCAAATAAAAGTACCTAAAGGCAACGAATATCACCCCACCTATAAAATACTTAATCACAGAGAATTAGCCGAATTTTATGCCAATAGAGATAATTTGAAGGGGGCAGGCATGATTGTCACCGAATTAGGCGACAAGTTTATGCTTATTAAGTGGGAACGACTCAAGCATTAA
- a CDS encoding helix-turn-helix domain-containing protein, with protein MSANSDKVKIIFGLKIRQLRLDKKLSLSEVAEKSGLSISYLNEIEKGKKYPKTEKIMALSDALEIDYDSLVSLKLSKQLEPIAELLNSNILTELPLEIFGVEPADFIELMSEAPAKISAFISTIIEISRNYDMRVEQFYFSVLRSYQEMYDNYFPDIEDSAQQFRKLFEISPITSPNDTLLAEILQNFYGYQIEEFTRESHPDLLSIRSVYNPKTSKLLINGDLSPEQRAFTFGREIGYQFLQLKNRPYISSVLEVNSFEQVLNNFKASYFAGAILINKNVLIDRLTYFFASPKWDGEMMLSIMRLFNATPEMFYHRLSNLMTSHFKINNLFFLRFNNEVDNELFYLTKEMHLAKLHTPHGTALNEHYCRRWVSLTILKDLEKLQKEQGYDAEKVLCKAQVSEYIDTNNHYFVMSLAKPSPPNKHKNSSVTIGFAIDDNLKSMAQFLNDPSLPRRKVNETCERCGAIGCAERMKPPLVLEKKQARERIKMAIASLEN; from the coding sequence ATGAGTGCAAACAGCGACAAAGTCAAAATAATTTTTGGACTGAAAATCAGACAGTTACGTCTCGACAAGAAACTTTCTCTTAGTGAAGTAGCAGAAAAGTCGGGGCTTTCTATATCATATCTCAACGAAATCGAGAAGGGAAAAAAATATCCCAAGACCGAAAAAATCATGGCACTGTCAGATGCCCTAGAAATAGATTATGATTCTTTGGTATCACTCAAACTGAGCAAACAGCTTGAGCCTATTGCCGAATTACTCAATTCTAATATCCTTACCGAACTTCCTTTAGAGATTTTTGGCGTAGAACCTGCCGACTTTATCGAACTGATGTCGGAAGCTCCTGCCAAAATCAGTGCTTTTATCAGTACTATTATCGAAATCAGCCGCAATTATGATATGCGTGTCGAACAGTTTTATTTTTCGGTACTGAGGTCGTATCAAGAAATGTACGATAATTACTTTCCCGACATCGAAGACTCGGCTCAGCAGTTTAGAAAACTGTTTGAAATTTCTCCGATTACATCGCCCAACGATACGCTTTTGGCCGAAATCCTACAGAATTTTTACGGCTATCAAATAGAAGAGTTTACCCGTGAAAGCCACCCCGACTTGTTGAGTATTCGGTCGGTGTACAATCCCAAAACGTCGAAACTTCTTATCAATGGCGATTTAAGCCCCGAACAAAGAGCATTTACCTTCGGCCGAGAAATTGGCTACCAATTTTTACAGCTCAAAAACCGTCCTTACATATCGTCGGTATTGGAAGTAAACTCCTTCGAGCAGGTTCTCAACAATTTCAAGGCATCTTATTTTGCGGGAGCTATTCTTATCAATAAAAATGTATTGATTGATAGGCTTACCTATTTCTTTGCAAGCCCCAAATGGGATGGCGAAATGATGCTCAGTATTATGAGGCTATTCAATGCTACTCCCGAAATGTTCTATCATCGCCTTTCCAACCTGATGACCAGTCATTTCAAAATTAATAACTTATTTTTCTTACGTTTCAATAATGAAGTAGACAACGAGCTATTTTACCTAACCAAGGAAATGCACTTGGCCAAACTCCATACTCCACATGGTACGGCACTCAACGAGCATTATTGTCGCCGTTGGGTATCCTTAACGATTCTGAAAGACCTAGAAAAGCTCCAGAAAGAACAGGGTTATGATGCCGAAAAGGTATTGTGCAAAGCTCAGGTATCGGAGTATATCGATACCAACAATCACTATTTTGTGATGTCACTAGCGAAGCCTTCGCCACCCAATAAGCATAAAAATAGCAGTGTTACGATTGGTTTTGCGATCGACGACAATCTCAAAAGTATGGCTCAGTTTCTGAACGACCCAAGCCTACCTCGCCGCAAGGTTAATGAAACCTGCGAACGTTGTGGAGCTATAGGCTGTGCCGAGCGAATGAAACCACCTTTGGTACTAGAAAAAAAACAAGCCCGTGAACGCATCAAAATGGCAATAGCATCGCTTGAAAATTAG